The Prinia subflava isolate CZ2003 ecotype Zambia chromosome 5, Cam_Psub_1.2, whole genome shotgun sequence genome window below encodes:
- the LOC134550660 gene encoding collagen alpha-1(I) chain-like — translation MRRDRRSERCAELRTGGCCRRCAELEALRWDRDRDLGPGTERSAPGPARACWGFGRSRFFLGGRAGWGPAGAPGRSCCDAGEPGLCRCCSFQENGASPEQALDRGLNCRGSWPAAPGPGTLRAPALPQRRRPAGRPWRARSGGGSTAAPGRAPGPAPPRLLPPAAPRGCGAPEPPALPAHGPARSPGGSRPPPPERARPQRRGPQEPLRAGRWGRARRCRCCSDRARGGSGAVPGLGRCRWHSCRDSPSGKGHKKRTRCGWLIWGLHPQPGHFQQSQALPEMRMPSASEGIPVPGQLLLLCQCCFPQQPLECPRAELHGHTCPWNNTGRKEQHKP, via the exons ATGCGGCGGGACCGGCGCTCGGAGCGCTGCGCGGAGCTGCGGACCGGGGGTTGCTGCCGGcgctgtgcagagctggaggcGCTGAGgtgggaccgggaccgggacctGGGACCTGGGACCGAGAGGTCGGCTCCGGGTCCTGCCCGTGCCTGCTGGGGCTTTGGGCGAAGCCGCTTCTTCCTCGGTGGGCGGGCT GGCTGGGGTCCCGCTGGGGCTCCGGGCAGATCCTGCTGCGACGCCGGGGAACCGGGGCTGTGCCGGTGCTGTTCTTTCCAGGAGAACGGCGCTTCCCCGGAGCAGGCGCTGGATCGCGGCTTGAACTGCCGAGGTTCGTGGCCCGCTGCTCCCGGCCCCGGGACGCTCCGAGCGCCAGCGCTCCCTCAGCGCCGCCGGCCCGCGGGGCGGCCTTGGCGGGCacggagcggcggcgggagcacggcggccccggggcgcgctcccggcccggccccgccgcggctccTCCCGCCCGCGGCCCCTCGGGGATGCGgagcccccgagccccccgcaCTCCCCGCGCACggccccgcccgcagccccgggggctcccgcccgccgcccccggaaCGAGCGCGGCCGCAGCGCCGCGGGCCgcaggagccgctccgggccgggcgctggggccgagcccggcgctgccgctgctgctccgACCGTGCCCGGGGCGGGAGtggggccgtgccggggctcgGGCGGTGCCGCTGGCACAGCTGCCGC GACAGCCCGAGTGGGAAGGGACATAAGAAGCGCACCAGGTGTGGATGGCTCATCTGGGGACTGCACCCACAGCCCGGGCATTTTCAGCAATCTCAGGCCCTGCCTGAGATGAGAATGCCCAGTGCCAGCGAGGGaattcctgtgccagggcagctccttctTTTATGCCAgtgctgcttcccacagcagcccctggagtgccccagagcagagctccatGGCCACACCTGCCCGTGGAATAACACAG GGAGAAAGGAGCAGCACAAGCCCTGA